The Chrysemys picta bellii isolate R12L10 chromosome 12, ASM1138683v2, whole genome shotgun sequence genome has a segment encoding these proteins:
- the ERN1 gene encoding serine/threonine-protein kinase/endoribonuclease IRE1 isoform X3, translating to MERGGRPLHRALLRRCLLSLGALLVLLPLLPPGPRCYGSTSSVTVPETLLFVSTLDGSLHAVSKRTGSIKWALKEDPVLQVPTHVEEPAFLPDPNDGSLYTLGGKNNEGLTKLPFTIPELVQASPCRSSDGILYMGKKQDIWYVIDLVTGEKQQTLTSSFAESLCPSTSLLYLGRTEYTITMYDTKNKELRWNATYFDYAATVPDEDVKYKMSHFVSNGDGLVVTVDSESGDVLWIQNYGSPVVAFYIWQREGLRKVIHTNVGIETLRYLTFMSGEVGRITKWKYPFPKETETKSKLTPTLYVGKYSTSLYASPSMVHEGVAIVPRGRAIPLLEGPKTEGVTIEDNGECVITPSTDLKFSAGLKEKKLNYWRNHWLLIGHHETPLSAPTKILEKFPSSLPKRHENVIPADSDKASFEEVIGIVEGSSKELPPTVPKDIDETPSQPVPRPEAPVDSMLKDMATIILSTFLFVGWVAFVITCPMSTQQQQLPFSAPSDLPPEADFLDTSYVRTESSATSTSNVSPKASNHSAYSSLSGSDIGRCLSTEQEEGDEDTRIVMVGKISFSPKDVLGHGAEGTIVYRGTFDNRDVAVKRILPECFSFADREVRLLRESDEHPNVIRYFCTERDRQFQYIAIELCAATLQEYVEQKDFSRHGLQPITLLQQTTSGLTYLHSLNIVHRDLKPHNILISMPNAHGKVKAMISDFGLCKKLAVGRHSFSRQSGVPGTEGWIAPEMLSEDCKENPTYTVDIFSAGCVFYYVVSEGSHPFGKSLQRQANILLGVYSLDSLNPEKHDDIVARDLIEQMINMDPQNRPSASCVLKHPFFWDLERQLQFFQDVSDRIEKESLDGPIVKQLERGGREVVKMDWREHITVPLQTDLRKFRSYKGGSVRDLLRAMRNKKHHYRELPLEVQETLGSIPDYFVCYFTSRFPRLLLHTYHAMQICSGERLFQHYYSQDSAEQRLPGDTI from the exons AGA GCCAGCATTTCTTCCAGACCCAAACGATGGCAGTTTATATACACTTGGTGGCAAAAATAATGAAGGCTTAACT aaaCTTCCATTTACAATCCCTGAGTTGGTGCAGGCATCACCTTGTCGCAGTTCAGACGGGATTCTGTACATGG GAAAGAAGCAAGATATTTGGTATGTGATAGACCTTGTCACTGGGGAGAAACAACAAACCTTAACGTCTTCATTTGCAGAAAGCCTTTGTCCATCAACATCCCTCCTGTATCTTGGGCGAACCG AATACACTATTACAATGTATGATACCAAAAATAAGGAGCTCCGATGGAATGCCACCTACTTTGATTATGCAGCCACTGTACCTGATGAAGATGTGAAATACA AAATGTCCCACTTTGTATCTAACGGAGATGGGCTGGTGGTGACTGTGGATAGTGAGTCTGGGGATGTGCTGTGGATTCAGAATTATGGTTCCCCGGTGGTAGCTTTTTACATCTGGCAGCGTGAAGGACTACGGAAAGTTATACACACAAATGTGGGAATAGAAACACTGCGCTACCTGACCTTCATGTCTGGGGAGGTTGGACGCATCACTAAGTGGAAGTATCCTTTCCCGAAGGAAACGGAGACCAAGAGCAAGTTGAC gCCTACGCTCTATGTAGGAAAATACTCAACGAGCTTGTATGCATCTCCATCAATGGTGCATGAAGGAGTGGCTATTGTG CCCCGTGGCAGAGCCATACCTCTGTTAGAGGGCCCCAAAACAGAAGGAGTTACTATTGAAGACAATGGCGAGTGTGTTATCACTCCTAGTACGGATCTAAAATTTTCAGCAGGATTGAAAGAAAAGAAACTCAACTATTGGAGGAACCACTGGCTGTTAATAG GGCACCATGAAACACCATTATCGGCCCCTACAAAGATCCTGGAGAAATTTCCAAGCAGTTTGCCTAAACGGCATGAAAATGTGATTCCAGCTGACTCTGATAAAGCCAGTTTTGAGGAG GTTATTGGTATAGTTGAAGGTTCCTCAAAAGAATTGCCTCCTACCGTTCCAAAGGACATTGACGAGACGCCCAGTCAGCCTGTACCTCGGCCAGAGGCTCCCGTAGATTCCATGCTGAAAGACATGGCCACAATCATCCTGAgcacttttttgtttgttggctgGGTAGCATTCGTCATCACCTGTCCAATG AGTACGCAGCAACAGCAACTGCCCTTCAGTGCCCCCAGCGATCTCCCCCCAGAGGCAGACTTTTTGGACACCTCCTATGTGCGGACGGAGAGTTCAGCCACCAGCACATCCAACGTGTCTCCCAAAGCATCAAACCACTCAGCGTATTCCAGCCTCTCTGGCTCTGACATTGGGAGATGTCTCTCCACTGAGCAGGAAGAGGGAG ATGAGGACACACGCATAGTAATGGTCGGCAAGATTTCATTTAGCCCGAAAGACGTACTGGGACATGGAGCTGAAGGAACAATTGTTTACAG AGGGACATTTGATAACAGAGATGTGGCGGTGAAAAGAATTCTCCCCGAATGCTTCAGCTTTGCTGACCGCGAGGTGCGGCTGCTGCGTGAGTCGGACGAGCACCCCAACGTGATCCGCTATTTCTGCACTGAGAGGGACAGGCAGTTTCAGTACATTGCCATAGAGCTCTGTGCTGCCACCTTACAGGAG TATGTGGAGCAGAAGGACTTCAGTCGCCATGGCTTACAGCCCATTACCCTACTGCAACAGACGACATCTGGTCTTACTTATCTACACTCTCTCAATATTG TCCACAGGGATTTGAAACCTCATAATATCCTAATTTCAATGCCCAATGCCCATGGCAAGGTCAAAGCCATGATTTCAGACTTCGGCCTGTGTAAGAAGCTGGCAGTGGGCAGGCACAGTTTTAGCCGTCAGTCTGGGGTGCCAGGCACTGAAGGGTGGATCGCTCCAGAGATGCTGAGTGAAGATTGCAAAGAGAACCCT ACATACACGGTGGACATCTTTTCGGCTGGCTGTGTCTTCTATTATGTGGTATCTGAAGGCAGCCATCCCTTTGGCAAATCCCTGCAGCGGCAAGCCAACATTCTACTGGGTGTTTACAGTCTGGACTCCTTAAATCCAGAGAAGCATG ATGACATAGTTGCTCGTGACTTAATAGAGCAGATGATAAACATGGATCCTCAGAACCGTCCATCTGCCAGCTGTGTGCTGAAGCACCCGTTCTTCTGGGATCTAGAAAGACAGCTCCAGTTTTTTCAG GATGTGAGTGACCGAATAGAAAAAGAATCTCTAGATGGTCCAATAGTCAAGCAGTTagagagaggagggagagaggtggTAAAAATGGACTGGAGAGAGCACATCACGGTTCCCCTTCAGACAG ATCTTCGAAAATTCAGATCCTATAAAGGGGGCTCAGTACGGGATCTTCTACGGGCGATGAGAAATAAg aaACATCATTACAGAGAACTGCCCCTGGAAGTGCAGGAGACGCTGGGCTCTATCCCAGACTATTTTGTATGTTACTTCACATCTCGTTTCCCTCGCCTTCTCCTTCACACCTACCACGCAATGCAAAtctgcagtggggaaagactcTTTCAGCATTACTATAGTCAGGACTCTGCAGAGCAAAGACTTCCAGGAGATACCATTTga
- the ERN1 gene encoding serine/threonine-protein kinase/endoribonuclease IRE1 isoform X6 gives MFCPAEGDSHSLQWNQCYGSTSSVTVPETLLFVSTLDGSLHAVSKRTGSIKWALKEDPVLQVPTHVEEPAFLPDPNDGSLYTLGGKNNEGLTKLPFTIPELVQASPCRSSDGILYMGKKQDIWYVIDLVTGEKQQTLTSSFAESLCPSTSLLYLGRTEYTITMYDTKNKELRWNATYFDYAATVPDEDVKYKMSHFVSNGDGLVVTVDSESGDVLWIQNYGSPVVAFYIWQREGLRKVIHTNVGIETLRYLTFMSGEVGRITKWKYPFPKETETKSKLTPTLYVGKYSTSLYASPSMVHEGVAIVPRGRAIPLLEGPKTEGVTIEDNGECVITPSTDLKFSAGLKEKKLNYWRNHWLLIGHHETPLSAPTKILEKFPSSLPKRHENVIPADSDKASFEEVIGIVEGSSKELPPTVPKDIDETPSQPVPRPEAPVDSMLKDMATIILSTFLFVGWVAFVITCPMSTQQQQLPFSAPSDLPPEADFLDTSYVRTESSATSTSNVSPKASNHSAYSSLSGSDIGRCLSTEQEEGDEDTRIVMVGKISFSPKDVLGHGAEGTIVYRGTFDNRDVAVKRILPECFSFADREVRLLRESDEHPNVIRYFCTERDRQFQYIAIELCAATLQEYVEQKDFSRHGLQPITLLQQTTSGLTYLHSLNIVHRDLKPHNILISMPNAHGKVKAMISDFGLCKKLAVGRHSFSRQSGVPGTEGWIAPEMLSEDCKENPTYTVDIFSAGCVFYYVVSEGSHPFGKSLQRQANILLGVYSLDSLNPEKHDDIVARDLIEQMINMDPQNRPSASCVLKHPFFWDLERQLQFFQDVSDRIEKESLDGPIVKQLERGGREVVKMDWREHITVPLQTDLRKFRSYKGGSVRDLLRAMRNKKHHYRELPLEVQETLGSIPDYFVCYFTSRFPRLLLHTYHAMQICSGERLFQHYYSQDSAEQRLPGDTI, from the exons AGA GCCAGCATTTCTTCCAGACCCAAACGATGGCAGTTTATATACACTTGGTGGCAAAAATAATGAAGGCTTAACT aaaCTTCCATTTACAATCCCTGAGTTGGTGCAGGCATCACCTTGTCGCAGTTCAGACGGGATTCTGTACATGG GAAAGAAGCAAGATATTTGGTATGTGATAGACCTTGTCACTGGGGAGAAACAACAAACCTTAACGTCTTCATTTGCAGAAAGCCTTTGTCCATCAACATCCCTCCTGTATCTTGGGCGAACCG AATACACTATTACAATGTATGATACCAAAAATAAGGAGCTCCGATGGAATGCCACCTACTTTGATTATGCAGCCACTGTACCTGATGAAGATGTGAAATACA AAATGTCCCACTTTGTATCTAACGGAGATGGGCTGGTGGTGACTGTGGATAGTGAGTCTGGGGATGTGCTGTGGATTCAGAATTATGGTTCCCCGGTGGTAGCTTTTTACATCTGGCAGCGTGAAGGACTACGGAAAGTTATACACACAAATGTGGGAATAGAAACACTGCGCTACCTGACCTTCATGTCTGGGGAGGTTGGACGCATCACTAAGTGGAAGTATCCTTTCCCGAAGGAAACGGAGACCAAGAGCAAGTTGAC gCCTACGCTCTATGTAGGAAAATACTCAACGAGCTTGTATGCATCTCCATCAATGGTGCATGAAGGAGTGGCTATTGTG CCCCGTGGCAGAGCCATACCTCTGTTAGAGGGCCCCAAAACAGAAGGAGTTACTATTGAAGACAATGGCGAGTGTGTTATCACTCCTAGTACGGATCTAAAATTTTCAGCAGGATTGAAAGAAAAGAAACTCAACTATTGGAGGAACCACTGGCTGTTAATAG GGCACCATGAAACACCATTATCGGCCCCTACAAAGATCCTGGAGAAATTTCCAAGCAGTTTGCCTAAACGGCATGAAAATGTGATTCCAGCTGACTCTGATAAAGCCAGTTTTGAGGAG GTTATTGGTATAGTTGAAGGTTCCTCAAAAGAATTGCCTCCTACCGTTCCAAAGGACATTGACGAGACGCCCAGTCAGCCTGTACCTCGGCCAGAGGCTCCCGTAGATTCCATGCTGAAAGACATGGCCACAATCATCCTGAgcacttttttgtttgttggctgGGTAGCATTCGTCATCACCTGTCCAATG AGTACGCAGCAACAGCAACTGCCCTTCAGTGCCCCCAGCGATCTCCCCCCAGAGGCAGACTTTTTGGACACCTCCTATGTGCGGACGGAGAGTTCAGCCACCAGCACATCCAACGTGTCTCCCAAAGCATCAAACCACTCAGCGTATTCCAGCCTCTCTGGCTCTGACATTGGGAGATGTCTCTCCACTGAGCAGGAAGAGGGAG ATGAGGACACACGCATAGTAATGGTCGGCAAGATTTCATTTAGCCCGAAAGACGTACTGGGACATGGAGCTGAAGGAACAATTGTTTACAG AGGGACATTTGATAACAGAGATGTGGCGGTGAAAAGAATTCTCCCCGAATGCTTCAGCTTTGCTGACCGCGAGGTGCGGCTGCTGCGTGAGTCGGACGAGCACCCCAACGTGATCCGCTATTTCTGCACTGAGAGGGACAGGCAGTTTCAGTACATTGCCATAGAGCTCTGTGCTGCCACCTTACAGGAG TATGTGGAGCAGAAGGACTTCAGTCGCCATGGCTTACAGCCCATTACCCTACTGCAACAGACGACATCTGGTCTTACTTATCTACACTCTCTCAATATTG TCCACAGGGATTTGAAACCTCATAATATCCTAATTTCAATGCCCAATGCCCATGGCAAGGTCAAAGCCATGATTTCAGACTTCGGCCTGTGTAAGAAGCTGGCAGTGGGCAGGCACAGTTTTAGCCGTCAGTCTGGGGTGCCAGGCACTGAAGGGTGGATCGCTCCAGAGATGCTGAGTGAAGATTGCAAAGAGAACCCT ACATACACGGTGGACATCTTTTCGGCTGGCTGTGTCTTCTATTATGTGGTATCTGAAGGCAGCCATCCCTTTGGCAAATCCCTGCAGCGGCAAGCCAACATTCTACTGGGTGTTTACAGTCTGGACTCCTTAAATCCAGAGAAGCATG ATGACATAGTTGCTCGTGACTTAATAGAGCAGATGATAAACATGGATCCTCAGAACCGTCCATCTGCCAGCTGTGTGCTGAAGCACCCGTTCTTCTGGGATCTAGAAAGACAGCTCCAGTTTTTTCAG GATGTGAGTGACCGAATAGAAAAAGAATCTCTAGATGGTCCAATAGTCAAGCAGTTagagagaggagggagagaggtggTAAAAATGGACTGGAGAGAGCACATCACGGTTCCCCTTCAGACAG ATCTTCGAAAATTCAGATCCTATAAAGGGGGCTCAGTACGGGATCTTCTACGGGCGATGAGAAATAAg aaACATCATTACAGAGAACTGCCCCTGGAAGTGCAGGAGACGCTGGGCTCTATCCCAGACTATTTTGTATGTTACTTCACATCTCGTTTCCCTCGCCTTCTCCTTCACACCTACCACGCAATGCAAAtctgcagtggggaaagactcTTTCAGCATTACTATAGTCAGGACTCTGCAGAGCAAAGACTTCCAGGAGATACCATTTga
- the ERN1 gene encoding serine/threonine-protein kinase/endoribonuclease IRE1 isoform X4 codes for MERGGRPLHRALLRRCLLSLGALLVLLPLLPPGPRCYGSTSSVTVPETLLFVSTLDGSLHAVSKRTGSIKWALKEDPVLQVPTHVEEPAFLPDPNDGSLYTLGGKNNEGLTKLPFTIPELVQASPCRSSDGILYMGKKQDIWYVIDLVTGEKQQTLTSSFAESLCPSTSLLYLGRTEMSHFVSNGDGLVVTVDSESGDVLWIQNYGSPVVAFYIWQREGLRKVIHTNVGIETLRYLTFMSGEVGRITKWKYPFPKETETKSKLTPTLYVGKYSTSLYASPSMVHEGVAIVPRGRAIPLLEGPKTEGVTIEDNGECVITPSTDLKFSAGLKEKKLNYWRNHWLLIGHHETPLSAPTKILEKFPSSLPKRHENVIPADSDKASFEEVIGIVEGSSKELPPTVPKDIDETPSQPVPRPEAPVDSMLKDMATIILSTFLFVGWVAFVITCPMSTQQQQLPFSAPSDLPPEADFLDTSYVRTESSATSTSNVSPKASNHSAYSSLSGSDIGRCLSTEQEEGDEDTRIVMVGKISFSPKDVLGHGAEGTIVYRGTFDNRDVAVKRILPECFSFADREVRLLRESDEHPNVIRYFCTERDRQFQYIAIELCAATLQEYVEQKDFSRHGLQPITLLQQTTSGLTYLHSLNIVHRDLKPHNILISMPNAHGKVKAMISDFGLCKKLAVGRHSFSRQSGVPGTEGWIAPEMLSEDCKENPTYTVDIFSAGCVFYYVVSEGSHPFGKSLQRQANILLGVYSLDSLNPEKHDDIVARDLIEQMINMDPQNRPSASCVLKHPFFWDLERQLQFFQDVSDRIEKESLDGPIVKQLERGGREVVKMDWREHITVPLQTDLRKFRSYKGGSVRDLLRAMRNKKHHYRELPLEVQETLGSIPDYFVCYFTSRFPRLLLHTYHAMQICSGERLFQHYYSQDSAEQRLPGDTI; via the exons AGA GCCAGCATTTCTTCCAGACCCAAACGATGGCAGTTTATATACACTTGGTGGCAAAAATAATGAAGGCTTAACT aaaCTTCCATTTACAATCCCTGAGTTGGTGCAGGCATCACCTTGTCGCAGTTCAGACGGGATTCTGTACATGG GAAAGAAGCAAGATATTTGGTATGTGATAGACCTTGTCACTGGGGAGAAACAACAAACCTTAACGTCTTCATTTGCAGAAAGCCTTTGTCCATCAACATCCCTCCTGTATCTTGGGCGAACCG AAATGTCCCACTTTGTATCTAACGGAGATGGGCTGGTGGTGACTGTGGATAGTGAGTCTGGGGATGTGCTGTGGATTCAGAATTATGGTTCCCCGGTGGTAGCTTTTTACATCTGGCAGCGTGAAGGACTACGGAAAGTTATACACACAAATGTGGGAATAGAAACACTGCGCTACCTGACCTTCATGTCTGGGGAGGTTGGACGCATCACTAAGTGGAAGTATCCTTTCCCGAAGGAAACGGAGACCAAGAGCAAGTTGAC gCCTACGCTCTATGTAGGAAAATACTCAACGAGCTTGTATGCATCTCCATCAATGGTGCATGAAGGAGTGGCTATTGTG CCCCGTGGCAGAGCCATACCTCTGTTAGAGGGCCCCAAAACAGAAGGAGTTACTATTGAAGACAATGGCGAGTGTGTTATCACTCCTAGTACGGATCTAAAATTTTCAGCAGGATTGAAAGAAAAGAAACTCAACTATTGGAGGAACCACTGGCTGTTAATAG GGCACCATGAAACACCATTATCGGCCCCTACAAAGATCCTGGAGAAATTTCCAAGCAGTTTGCCTAAACGGCATGAAAATGTGATTCCAGCTGACTCTGATAAAGCCAGTTTTGAGGAG GTTATTGGTATAGTTGAAGGTTCCTCAAAAGAATTGCCTCCTACCGTTCCAAAGGACATTGACGAGACGCCCAGTCAGCCTGTACCTCGGCCAGAGGCTCCCGTAGATTCCATGCTGAAAGACATGGCCACAATCATCCTGAgcacttttttgtttgttggctgGGTAGCATTCGTCATCACCTGTCCAATG AGTACGCAGCAACAGCAACTGCCCTTCAGTGCCCCCAGCGATCTCCCCCCAGAGGCAGACTTTTTGGACACCTCCTATGTGCGGACGGAGAGTTCAGCCACCAGCACATCCAACGTGTCTCCCAAAGCATCAAACCACTCAGCGTATTCCAGCCTCTCTGGCTCTGACATTGGGAGATGTCTCTCCACTGAGCAGGAAGAGGGAG ATGAGGACACACGCATAGTAATGGTCGGCAAGATTTCATTTAGCCCGAAAGACGTACTGGGACATGGAGCTGAAGGAACAATTGTTTACAG AGGGACATTTGATAACAGAGATGTGGCGGTGAAAAGAATTCTCCCCGAATGCTTCAGCTTTGCTGACCGCGAGGTGCGGCTGCTGCGTGAGTCGGACGAGCACCCCAACGTGATCCGCTATTTCTGCACTGAGAGGGACAGGCAGTTTCAGTACATTGCCATAGAGCTCTGTGCTGCCACCTTACAGGAG TATGTGGAGCAGAAGGACTTCAGTCGCCATGGCTTACAGCCCATTACCCTACTGCAACAGACGACATCTGGTCTTACTTATCTACACTCTCTCAATATTG TCCACAGGGATTTGAAACCTCATAATATCCTAATTTCAATGCCCAATGCCCATGGCAAGGTCAAAGCCATGATTTCAGACTTCGGCCTGTGTAAGAAGCTGGCAGTGGGCAGGCACAGTTTTAGCCGTCAGTCTGGGGTGCCAGGCACTGAAGGGTGGATCGCTCCAGAGATGCTGAGTGAAGATTGCAAAGAGAACCCT ACATACACGGTGGACATCTTTTCGGCTGGCTGTGTCTTCTATTATGTGGTATCTGAAGGCAGCCATCCCTTTGGCAAATCCCTGCAGCGGCAAGCCAACATTCTACTGGGTGTTTACAGTCTGGACTCCTTAAATCCAGAGAAGCATG ATGACATAGTTGCTCGTGACTTAATAGAGCAGATGATAAACATGGATCCTCAGAACCGTCCATCTGCCAGCTGTGTGCTGAAGCACCCGTTCTTCTGGGATCTAGAAAGACAGCTCCAGTTTTTTCAG GATGTGAGTGACCGAATAGAAAAAGAATCTCTAGATGGTCCAATAGTCAAGCAGTTagagagaggagggagagaggtggTAAAAATGGACTGGAGAGAGCACATCACGGTTCCCCTTCAGACAG ATCTTCGAAAATTCAGATCCTATAAAGGGGGCTCAGTACGGGATCTTCTACGGGCGATGAGAAATAAg aaACATCATTACAGAGAACTGCCCCTGGAAGTGCAGGAGACGCTGGGCTCTATCCCAGACTATTTTGTATGTTACTTCACATCTCGTTTCCCTCGCCTTCTCCTTCACACCTACCACGCAATGCAAAtctgcagtggggaaagactcTTTCAGCATTACTATAGTCAGGACTCTGCAGAGCAAAGACTTCCAGGAGATACCATTTga